One part of the Treponema sp. OMZ 787 genome encodes these proteins:
- a CDS encoding BrnA antitoxin family protein: MIISKKLTAERLEEIKNHPISYDDDSPKLTQEQISRLKPFHEAYWTVTPVKKTISIKIDADILAALQSLGRGYQTRINAILREAVMNGKLG; this comes from the coding sequence ATGATTATTTCAAAAAAATTAACGGCTGAAAGGTTGGAGGAGATAAAAAATCATCCCATATCCTATGATGATGACAGCCCGAAATTGACACAAGAACAAATTTCGCGGTTAAAGCCTTTTCATGAGGCATATTGGACTGTAACACCTGTAAAAAAAACAATTTCTATAAAAATTGACGCCGATATACTTGCTGCCCTCCAATCACTAGGACGAGGTTATCAAACGAGGATAAATGCTATTTTAAGAGAAGCTGTCATGAATGGTAAATTAGGATGA